In Melanotaenia boesemani isolate fMelBoe1 chromosome 5, fMelBoe1.pri, whole genome shotgun sequence, the DNA window ATGGCAAATTCAGGTGAATTAAAGATGTAACTTGATATTTTAATCTAAgagataaattaaatatttggaaGGAATTATAAGttataaaatttaatatttcgCTGAGACATCAGTGAATCACATTTTGAACATGTTACAGAAACGCTCAAAGCTTCATAATTATACATGTGCTGGCCAACCACACATGGTAATATCCACACCTCACCACAAGTGTAGatctactttaattttatttgcagcCCTGAGTCTAAATACCACACATTTCATTTCACTTCTTTACTAAATTACTATAATTCTTCATGTTAAACACATCTAGGCACTGTAAGAttaaattgttttgtattaatatttatttctttttttgagtTACCTGGAGTTCAACCTCTCCTTCATACTGCAGCAAAGGCGTGACCAAGGGCTGAGGATTCTGATAGGCTGCTGCCAGCTCCATTCGACTTGACCACATGCCGCAGTGTCATAGGGGTGTTTGGGGATTTATTTTGAGGTTTTGGTTAGTGCAATTTTTAGTAGTCAATGCATTTCCCCTTTTTGTGTTGTACTCTTGGTTTAGCTCAACTTGTATTTAAGTTCACCTGTTTGATTGTTCAGGAGGTCAGTTTGTTTGTTATATTCACTCAGTTCTTTGCTTGCTTGAGTTCTACTGCGTTCTAAATTTGAGTCTAGTTATATTTAGTTGGCCTCTGTTAACAGTTTGTTTAGCTgaattttttggtttttgtaaaaCTTAGATTTTTGGGGTAAATAAAAAGACCCAGGTTTTTGAACAAAAACCTCCTGCGTCCTGCTGCCTTACTGTTTGGTCCCTGACAATACATATTGACAATATTCACTTAATCCTGTAATATAAAGCTGTTATGAAAGAGAGGCCCATTCGATGCCTGCAGGAAAAGGCAGAATATTCTGTCAAACTATGGGAAATATGTAAAACAAGCAGGACAGTTTGCACATTGCAAGAGTATTTATAGACGATTCAACTCTCGATctccacaaaataaaaatgatggaatTTATGTTTCTGGATCAATTCTTGGTCTGGTTCTGGTGTTTTCTTGACCCCAGTTAAATGCCTGTACTTGGACATGTAAAACACCCAACGTTTCCCAAAAGGCAAATtttctgttgtcatggtaaAGTTGATCACAACTTGCTGAATTTGTGAGCTACTAAAAACAGCTATGAAAACCCCAGATTCACAAGACTGAATAAATGCAATAGTTGAGACAAGTTTTGATGCCTGCATTCTTGACTGATTGAAAGCCAGAAGATGACACCTCCCCTTgagatttattttggttttacatAAAGTCTGATGGTGACTGAGTTTCTGCTTTGCAAACAAGTAGTTtctatttgtttgtattttgttttctacatttgtttttttttttgtgtgttataaTGTCTGTGCTGAAGCCCAGAGGCGTTGGGATGTACTGTTAATAAGTTGTGTGACCAGTTTCTTATTTAGTGTTGTTTCAGCTGGTGTTTAAGAGTTTAACAAAGTTCAaagtttaataagaaaaaaagggttGTAAAAAAAGCAGTGGTTAGCTGGTGAGTTGTTTGTGCTGTTtggaaagtttttgttttaaggtaGCTTACATGTAGAATCTATCCCCTGTGTTGATAGCTGGCTTCATTGTGTCAGCGTCAACAACCTCCATGTACAGAGGATACTTGCAGACTTCTCCTGGGTATTTTTCATGTATCCGACTCAGGGTCTCCCAGTCACCCAACCTGCTGGGTTTGCTTTGGTCATACCACTCTGTCCAACAGACTATTGTGAAcagaaaaagataaacagaaTAAGCACTCAAAATATGCACTGCTgtagacaaacaacaaaaagaaaagaggatttACATTGAAGTTTGTTACTAGATGTGTAAACTTTATGTGTATAGTACCGAATTCAGCACAGTAAGGCAGAGGGCAGCTGAAGCGAACTTTATAGTCCTCACACTTCCTATCTGGTTGGTCCTTCTTTTTGCAGATGAATTCTGTACGTTTATCAtttctaaaagataaaaataaaaaagcagcccTGAATGCAAACGCTTAATTATTAGCACCTTTGGGGTCCAACAAAGGGCAAGACTGCATCACATCCACAAATtatcagaaaaagacaaaaacacactggATGAACCAAACTGTGTGAATCACATTATAATAATCTGTACTTACATTTCAATGATATCACCTGCTTCTTCCGGTATCTTGCCAGACAGAGTTTTGGCTTCCATATCGATGGGTTCACGGCAGATCTTTCCAGGATATTTTCTGCGAAGTCTGGAAAAGCTTTCCTTGTCTCCTTGTCTGGATGGATTATCGCTGTCAAACCACTCTGTCCAGCAATCTGGAACCAAACATTTACATTGAGATCATTTAGGTGTATAGCAACTGCTGTGTAACTTTGTACCCTGATGGAAATTATGCAGAACCTTACATAAATGGAACATAAAtaataaggcaaaaaaaaaaaaaaaaaaaaaaaaggatgtacTTACAGACAGGACTGGAATGGTAGCATGTCAGACCTTCGTTGCGTTCTGAAAGAAAGCAATATCAGTTTCTACACTTTACAAAAAATCACTAAAATttcaaaatgatttaattttttttaagcatcAAAATTTTCCCCTAACTAATCTCTGACCTGGTGCTATTGGACGAGCGTCTGTGGGACAAAGAAACAATTCAATTATTCATTGGTCAACATGGTACACAAATCAGAAAGAATATATTCCTGTGCTAcagaaatttaatatttaaagaagCATATAAAAAATTGTAGATTCCACAGACTCAACAAAGCGCCAGACTTTTCTGTACAAAATGAAGACTAAAAAACTTATCGAAAGACTAAAAGTAATCTAGAAGTGTTTCCACAAGAGGAAATGCTAGAGctgaaaagttttattttactgacatGTTGCAAGAAGTTACAAAGTTTGTTCATGCGGACAGAAAAATACATACTTACCAATATCATCTGCTCTTACTGAGCCTGTAAAAGATTAACATGATGATACTCTGGTCAGAGAACATGCTGAAAGTAAAGCTGTAAGtcaagtaaagtaaaataaagtagTAAGTGGGATGCACCTACCAGAGAACAATCCAACTACGATGGCAAGACTCAACTGTGGGAGACAATTGGAGATGAAAAAGACTGACATCACCACATGAAACCACATTTAATGACAAAAATtctcatatttaaaataaaactattctttaaaaaaattaaaacagtcaAATTTTACCAGTTTGATCATGGCGGCTTAAGAAGAAAGGTTCTTCACACCTTCTATGGTTGTTTAAAGagtgaaaaatgaagcaaatgattaaaaaagtattttcttctCTACAGACTCAAGAGATTGTCTCCTCAGAATGATGCAGCTCTTCCTTTAACCTCTGCCTTTTTATATGAGCATGAACCACCCATCTGTCCTGCATAATAATGCAACAAGAGAATTTTAAGTAAAATCTTGCATTCCTGTGGACTGAAAAACAATGGTTGGAGACAGGTTTTGCATGTCAAACATTCTTTACTGGTCACTTTATTACTTGTTTACCTGCTGTTTCACACAGAACTATGCTAGTTTGAGAGATATGCTTGCATCAGATAAGAGAAAAACCTGTTTAAGGAGTAAAAAATTTTCTAACAAAGGTCTGGTGTCCTCAAGCTTTAGTGATGTAAGTAGGATGATCCCCcaccctcctttttttttttactattattttactattttcatttaCCTTTTTGCCCTTTACATAACAGTAGATTACAACTTAAACCACTCAGCCATCCTTATCCCTAACTCCAGGTAGAAATTTGGCCTAATCTTTCAGTTTGAAACAGCTGCCATGCCACATCTGGCATTTTAAAAGTATGAACAGGTTTAAATGACCAATAGGACCTGTACTTTGAGTAAGTAACAGCTATGTAATTTTTTTGGAAATCATTAAGGCGTTTtggttataaaaataaaattattcatcTTCAGCATGAAAATGCAGTTCAGCTGAGTTGTGATCAGGAGAGGTGGGTTTGGCCTTTGTGGAATATTCAATTTCTTTACCTTATTACTACTGGGTTGCTTTTGCAATAAACATTTGGTCACTGTTAATCTGTTCTTTGAAATATAGTTCAGATTACTTTTAAGCATCATGTTGAATCTAAGAAGAGTCCTGTACATGTCAAATGTCCTCTGGCTGTTTCTGCCTTCTGACACATTAACTATAAACATATTTCATAGCTGCTTGAGTTGAAATGGTGAAACATTTCAAGCCTTTTCAATTGTTTTGGTCCTTCTGTGATGCTGTTACAGCTTCTCTTAGTTTATTACACCCAAAGAAAGATGTTCCAGCATTTCTCAGACTTTTGAAGGTGGTTTTGGAATAGTTTAATTTGGTTTGGTTATCTATAGTACTCACCTGTCGGCAAAGCCTCTGTATTTGTTATCACAAAGTTGTATTTTTGGTCATTGGAATGTTACCAAATTTGCCATTTGAGGGTTATTAAAGTATTTCTGTTCTAATTATTTCTATTCTTTATGGTGGTCTTGGGCAATAATTTACCAACTTCCTGTTGAATGTTCACTCCGCTGTTGTAAAGAAGTTTtcattaactaaaaaaaaaagaaaaaaagaaaaaaagaaagaaaaaagaagttttcattaactaaaaaaaaaagaaaaaaaaagaagttttcatTAACTGACATGTCTGGATCTTTTCATCAACTCCAAATATGTAATGAATTGATCACTGGGAAAGGgctaaagttaaagttaaattatcttttattgtGAGGACCATAACAGTCAAATGATTTGTGTTAATAAACTTGATGACTTTCTGAAAGCAACCAGTCTGTGTTGTCTCTAAATGAATCCTAATGTGTTGCCTACAGACAACTGCCGCTATCAGCTCAACCTGTGTTAGTTCGTGTGCTCTCACCTCTCCTATTTAAGATattaaaaagaagctgctgctcctcaattatcttttcttgtgtgtttttctctcccttttctgGTATCCAAACTTGACTTTCTTTTGGAAGTACATGAGTTTCTCTTCTGGCTGTGTTGCTGCACTCTGGGTGCAACTCGATTCAACAGGCCAGTGCTGTGAACTAAATCATTTAGATGATGGGCGCTCAAAGAAATtccattattattgttaatgcaGAATTCATTCTCTCTGCATCTTCATGCAggaaaactgatttttattatgatattaattaattaaaaatgttaaaatataacACACAAAAATGATTTCATTCCAGGATATTAAAGGGCGCCCACCCTAAATATCTGCTCCCCTGCTGCAGCCACACTGAATCCAGATAGCATTCTGGCCTCTAAACCTACAGGGTTGGGTCAGATCTTTCCCAGATACTCTGTCCGAAGACTGGAGAGGATCTCCCACTACTGTGTCCAGCCAACTAGAGTGATCATGTTAATTGAAACAATTCATCTGCAGgaaatgtaaaatgttctgTAACTTTATGGTTAAGTTTATATGCTTTAAAAGGGAAAACATCAAGAATAATTCAGTATGAATGTAAAAACCCTTTCTCTTCTTACCAGTCTCAGACAGATGGCATGGGGCGGTCCTTAACATACAactacacaaaaaataaaaataaattttctacAGTAAAGCACCCTATTGAATCAGTTAAATAAACTCTGTTAAAGATCTTTTGGTAAGCAAActtacacaaattaatttaaaaagaccGTCTTTAACCGGCAAATCCAGAATAGACTCTTGGAGAATCTTAGAcaaattaaattacttttaactTCACATTTTATGAAAACACTTCTTTGACCGGAGCCCTACCTACATTCTTTTTACACAATGACTTGATAATGGTTAGAGATAAGGCTCCTGCATTCTTTTAAGGTCACataaaaacttgtatttttgcatttttgcatGGTCAAACAGGATCATGTAGGTCAACCAccttgtcagtttttttttacaaatgtggTCTTTATGGGAATTCAGATGGGTTAGGGCGAACCGGTATATAATGCATCTCCACACTTACACacatattcttcttttttaaaattgtgttctATAATCAATGTGCACACAGTGTGGGGTcactgaaaatgttcattttggaAAATTCCTTCTCAAAAGAAACCTGTAGGACTTAGAGAGTGCAGACCTCAGCCAAGATATTGtaattgttctttttaatttttttgtgttttttgccagtgattgtggacattatgttttagttttgggATCATTTTGCTATtagagctgttaactatcactAGTTGATtgctttctactgaggtaaaaactgcttttaaagagttcagagtgcatgttgttgatttcaaatgccataTGATTTCTTGTAGGATAAACCAtattaaattgtgacataacatcagaaatatttctgggttttagacacagactaattttcttgtttgactgtgtggaattaatattttgcctaattgtttaaatttttttgctaaaaaagttggctatttgcatttctcagtggaaaggagctctgggcttatctgtataggaggatttgtaagtttttcaatcatattaaacagagtgcgagaattgttgacattcctgttaatcatttcagataaatgcagctctctggccttgcacagctcattgttatttACCATTTGTTATAGTTacacaggctttgtttgtacagctcatagtgaatttgaagtttatttttccaccatttctgttcagtttttcctgcattctctttttaggctggtgaccacagtggtgtttctccatggtgtttttgGTGCtattgattcttatcggtgcaacagcatccattacatttaagattttcagattgaaatgatccaggaggcTCTGCACTGgctgttggtaacatagctatggcctccacaaacttaacACATGTTCTTTCATTTATGTACCttttcctaaccgaggagcaggttggttagACAGAGtaatcagtaaatcaaacaacatacaaaaatggtcagacaacgccaagtcagtgaccgcaacagaagaaatatcaacaccctgtgaaataaccaggtccagaatgtgacctcgaatgtaggtcggttcttttacatgttgccacaaaccaaacatgtccaatatagAAGAAAATTCGGTAACACTTTTCCAAACGGGTTCCTTAATTAACGTTAGTACATTATTAAGGATTTATTAAATGTCGAATAAGTATTATTAACTAATATTACGTATTACTTAGTATTAGTTTGCATATGACTGTAGCAGATTCGGCCTTGGAAAATAAAGAATGGAACTTCTGTTTAAtcctgactgaattaaacatttttgagGATTTTTCTCCTTACAGATAAACAGTGTctctcactcccaaagtgggggtctgactcagatttatgacttggtttccagttccacaggtcaacaaaggtcgacTCTGTCCATTCTGGACTGGGGAGTACTTTGTTAAGTTATATACAAGATCTGGGAAGTTTCTGAACTTAATTCTTCTGCAACATAAATCTGTCTTATAACCAGCTAAAAATGTGTCTGGATCCCAGATGCAACTCCTCATTCAAAACATCCACTTTGAAGCTGTTCCTctctaaacttgtgtttttcttcaactgaCAAGGCCTTTCTGCTGCTTTCAGCTGTAATGGGCCAGGACATCTGGAAACACCCCAAGAAATGTTTATCTTACATAACAAAGGGGTAATAAAAGCATCTTTCTGTGTGTCCCAACACAAGACAAAACTTTGTATGAAGCGTAAAAACTCtacttgtattattttaaaatgttcatttaaatatatacatatatacatatgtgttttatcttgataccatgcacatgcatataatcattatcaatttttgtacaaggtttaattaacaagcttgattaatttgtgatctgaaactttatCAACATGTGTCTTACTATTTCATTGTCTTTTCAGTGATTCACTgatgattttaatgatgtttcatttaagactttaataacttggacatgcagatatattcacaaaatgtttaatttgatactctttacaaaatgataAGACCAGCCCTCTGTATCTGCTATCTGCTAACCAGCTCACAAGATTGTTTATTGATCAAGATAATGGTCCCACATCCTTTCGTGGGGCGGGTCATCAAACTAACACTTTTggaactcagaacaaagagtttaggTAGTCGGTCTGTCTTCAACCTCCCCTGGAGTTGTACATCCTCGTCAGACATGGCTCTTTTCCAGAGTCACTTAGATTTTTCTCAGAGGTCCTAGAGACATGGATTTTTTAGGACACTTCGTCTGAAcgcaaaagagagagagagatgatgcCAGAGATTTAAGTTTGCCatgatgtgaagaacatcactacAGATACTAAGTTTGTGCCTTCATTCAAGATGCAAAATTGATTACTGATTAACTCCGTTTAGTTCATTCCTTTTTCAGCTGatacttctcttttctttagttatgtttgcatcttttggatttttaatgttGATCCTAGATTTTGATCTTTAGtttggataactggttaacgCAGGCTGACAAAtgcttcagaaccagttctacagagtttctttttggacTGATCCTAAGCTGGACTTTTCTCTCCTGCCTACCACTGCAAACCATTCACTGCCAATCATCAataccaccagccgagccgTGGTACCAGACCGTACCAGCAGACAGAGCCTCCAGACCCAAGCCTATGAACCATCACGTGGAATAAACCACCTTCAGAGATCcttttttcagtcctgaaccttagtttaattaacacagcaggttaattaacttttgtttaatttcttacgtacatttcattcattcattctgacacattacagtgaaataagattctggtttgaacaccatattctgcattttacaatgtttgattcattttcccatgcGAAGTCctatgtaaatatttccttttcatttatgcatgattagactagtaataaatatttcatattcatcctaaactggtctgattattgtgaactcctcctttgagtcatgttatgggtcccttcgacttAAGAATTCATGttagtactctaatggtgtcctCACAGCCATTAGATTGACAAAGCTATCTATGTGGTGGTGCTCCTCGAGGTATATAATATTTTGACTAATAATtcataattttatgaaattattaaaatgaataattttattgaacatctttaatgtttaataacaCTAAATCGCTGCATGACTTAataggcaaaggcaaatttatttgtattgcacatttcatgtacaagacaattcaaaatgcttcacataaatcattacagcagggtgcagacaagtgcattaaaataaataaataaaaaaaagaatattaaaagaaatgcaattaatgaaataaaagcagaaggaatatgctaaaataaaatagataaagtgcaagaaataaagttaaaggcaatattaaaacatgattccagcttaaaagaaccagatgtagatttggacttctaaataaaaactatagaaatgtagcagagaacaggtgggtctttaaccttgatttaaataaactgagtgtttcaactgatttgaggctttctgggagtttgttccagaaatgtagagcatagaagctgaatgcagcttgtccatgtctggttttgactctgggagctggtaaGAAACTGGAActagatgacctgagggttctggcaggttcatattgggtcaagaggtcactgatgtattttggtcctaaaccattcagagctttatagaccagcagcagaactttaaaatctattctctgacaaacaggcagccagtgtaaagacctcagagctggactgatgtgctccactttcttggtcttggtgaggactcgagctgcagagttctgaatcagctgcaagtgtctaattgattttttaggtagacctgtaaaaatactgttacaataatcaagccgactaaagatgaatgtagggctgggcaataaaACGATAACGATATGTATTGCGAAATAACTTTTTCTCAATAGTAATATGAGACTATCGCGATAGAGCTGAATCTGAATTAAGCACCATGTGGAACCAATCACTCCGGGAACATAGTCGGTCAGGTTAGGTTGACGTACAGCACAGGCGAAGCTAATGAGCAGCACGTGTGTAGTTTGAGCTGCAGTAGCCGACTAGCCGACGCGGCAGCCGAAAAAAATGAGTGGTTCGTCTGGAGAACCGTCAACCATGGATGACGAGGTCACTGAAAAGGACACGGATCAACGTTCAAATGCCGAAGAAATTGTTGAAAGGAAGGGCCCAAAAAGTTTGGTAGTGTGGAGGTATTTCGGTTATTTAAAGTCTGACAAAAAACAGAGTAGCGTGCACTGTAAACTGTGCAGAAAGCATGTTCCCACAAAGTCTGGAAATACCACCAACATGTTTTATCACCTGAAGCAGTGCCACCCACTAGAGCACGCTCAATCTCTAACTGAAATGAGTGCTCATTCTATATCAAAAACAACCAGAGGATCGCCTGCCCAGCAGCAACAATCCATACAGTCGGCTTTCTCCAGCGTTACTCCATATGACAAAAAAACGAAGAGACATAGCGACATTACGAACGCAATAGCTTACTGTCTTGCTAAAGACATGCTACCAATCAACACAGTAGAAAACCAGGGATTCAGGCAGCTAATTAAAGTAATTGATCCTCGTTACCAACTCCCTGGGCGTAAACACTTCTCTCAGACAGCACTTCCGAAGCTTTACTCGCAGTGTCGAGAGATAGTTGAGAAGGAGCTGCAAAGTGTGTCGTACTTCGCCACCACATCCGACATGTGGTCAAGTCGCACGTCTGAGCCCTACCTTAGCCTCACTGCCCACTACATCGACCAAGACTGGAATTTGAAAAGCAAATGTCTTCAAACTTCCTACTTTCCTGACGACCATACAGGTGAAGTTATTGCTCTAGGTCTGTCAGAAGCGCTTGCATCCTGGGGACTGagtgaagaaaaacaagtcTGCATCACAACAGACAGTGGGACAAATATTGTGAAAGCAGCATCCCTTAACAACTGGACCCGGCTGCAGTGCTTTGGACATCGACTTCACTCAGCTGTTGGTAAGTTGGGGGGCTGAATTACATTTACATCACATTAAGTACTAATCTTAATTGTACTTTAGGCCTATGTAAATATAATAAGAGCTAGAAATCTGCATCACCTACATgctgattataaaaaaaaaaacttgcatcaTTATATAGTGAATTTTTCCGTCATGTAGGCCTACTTAACTGAGGTGATGTTTACATGCATCATTTAGTTACTCTTTTCAGTCTTCTCTACAAAGTTGATAAAATATTAGACTACTCTCTTCACAGTATATTCCAATTAGCTAATGCAGACCATCAGCTCTTCTTCCTGTAGCCCATACAGAACATTAGATCATTTCAGCAAATGAGACACTTCAAAACAAAAGGGGGAAAAGTGATGAAAATGGCTAAATTAACTATGGgggtgaagatgatgataatAAGGACAATACCACATACTGTCACCTCTTTTAATAACCTTAAGTTAAAGTGATTGGTCAAAGTGTcagcacaatttaaaatgtgttaaattttgGAAGTGTCATCATGGCAAAGAAGTAATGAAGTGCTGTGAATTTAAGTTGTTACTGCACAGAAATCTTAATTTGATTTGAGTTTAATTTGtgctttttgctgttttaccTTTCATCTACAGAGAAAGCCGGAAAAGACAAGAGGGTGGAGCGAGCTGTGGGTGTGTGTAAGAAAGCAGTGGCTGCCTTCAGTTTCTCgtggaagaagaagagagactTGGCTGTTGCTCAGGAAGAACTTCACCTACCCCAGCACAAGTTGGTGACAGAGTCACCCACCAGGTGGGGTTCACGCCAAAAAATGGTTGAGAGGATGCTGGAGCAACAAAAAGCCATCTCTCAGGTCCTCGGTGCAGATAAGAAGACCAGGCATCTGGTTCCCTCCTGGCAAGATATAGATGTGCTAGAGTCTGTGCATGGGGCCCTGAATCCACTACTGGAATTCACAGATTCACTTTCTGGAGAATGCTACGTCAGCGTGTCATACGTCAAGCCGATGCTTCATCTTTTCAGAACACAGATTCTGAAACCATCTGAAGAGGAAATGCAGCTCACAAAGGACATTAAGATGGCAGTCATGGCATACCTTGATGAAAAGTATGGTGAGCAGATTACTGATGATCTGCTTGATGTTGCAACCTTGGTAGATCCACGCTTCAAGGTAAAATACATTAATGCAGAAAA includes these proteins:
- the LOC121639903 gene encoding cartilage intermediate layer protein 2-like produces the protein MIKLLSLAIVVGLFSGSVRADDIDARPIAPERNEGLTCYHSSPVYCWTEWFDSDNPSRQGDKESFSRLRRKYPGKICREPIDMEAKTLSGKIPEEAGDIIEINDKRTEFICKKKDQPDRKCEDYKVRFSCPLPYCAEFVCWTEWYDQSKPSRLGDWETLSRIHEKYPGEVCKYPLYMEVVDADTMKPAINTGDRFYMYNPMQGFVCRNIDQKRGNCKNYKVRFGCPCDN
- the LOC121639868 gene encoding E3 SUMO-protein ligase ZBED1-like isoform X2, which translates into the protein MSSDITNAIAYCLAKDMLPINTVENQGFRQLIKVIDPRYQLPGRKHFSQTALPKLYSQCREIVEKELQSVSYFATTSDMWSSRTSEPYLSLTAHYIDQDWNLKSKCLQTSYFPDDHTGEVIALGLSEALASWGLSEEKQVCITTDSGTNIVKAASLNNWTRLQCFGHRLHSAVEKAGKDKRVERAVGVCKKAVAAFSFSWKKKRDLAVAQEELHLPQHKLVTESPTRWGSRQKMVERMLEQQKAISQVLGADKKTRHLVPSWQDIDVLESVHGALNPLLEFTDSLSGECYVSVSYVKPMLHLFRTQILKPSEEEMQLTKDIKMAVMAYLDEKYGEQITDDLLDVATLVDPRFKVKYINAEKVDAIKMRAVSEMFEQNEDPSTSTRAEEPEKEGGAAAVLPTQKKKRKSLGSFFKKSHPTSTGLTDREVVEKELENYLLVAPDADSEMDPLQWWKVHEKTFPRLSCLAKRYLCIPATSTPSERVFSTGGNIVTCHRAALKPEAVDRLVFLARNL
- the LOC121639868 gene encoding E3 SUMO-protein ligase ZBED1-like isoform X1 gives rise to the protein MFYHLKQCHPLEHAQSLTEMSAHSISKTTRGSPAQQQQSIQSAFSSVTPYDKKTKRHSDITNAIAYCLAKDMLPINTVENQGFRQLIKVIDPRYQLPGRKHFSQTALPKLYSQCREIVEKELQSVSYFATTSDMWSSRTSEPYLSLTAHYIDQDWNLKSKCLQTSYFPDDHTGEVIALGLSEALASWGLSEEKQVCITTDSGTNIVKAASLNNWTRLQCFGHRLHSAVEKAGKDKRVERAVGVCKKAVAAFSFSWKKKRDLAVAQEELHLPQHKLVTESPTRWGSRQKMVERMLEQQKAISQVLGADKKTRHLVPSWQDIDVLESVHGALNPLLEFTDSLSGECYVSVSYVKPMLHLFRTQILKPSEEEMQLTKDIKMAVMAYLDEKYGEQITDDLLDVATLVDPRFKVKYINAEKVDAIKMRAVSEMFEQNEDPSTSTRAEEPEKEGGAAAVLPTQKKKRKSLGSFFKKSHPTSTGLTDREVVEKELENYLLVAPDADSEMDPLQWWKVHEKTFPRLSCLAKRYLCIPATSTPSERVFSTGGNIVTCHRAALKPEAVDRLVFLARNL